Within Dysgonomonas sp. HDW5A, the genomic segment CCTTCACCAACAAATGTATATTTCTTGCTTTTGTTGAGGTTGTGGATATTGGTGTAAAGTAAATCATTACGCCTTTCCTGAAATGTATAATCAGTTTTATTATAGGCATATTTCCCGATAACGTTTACTATAATTAATTGCTCATTTTTAAGGTTTCTCTCATAATATAAATCGAGTAAAGGAGCATTGGTTCTGTAAGAAGTCTGCTTGTAAACATTAACGGGAGTAGAGTTTCCCGAAGTGTATACACTGATTTCGTCGTCCCACGAATTAGGCGTATTTCTGTAATATTGACGAATAGCAGCATTGAAAAAGTATTTACCCGACTCTTGCAGGCTGTAATTGAGACTGTTGTTGATTCCCATTGTATTAAAAGGAATGGTTTCACCAATTCTGTTCTGCTGAATTTTTTTGTCAGGAAATACAAACGTTTGTTCGCTGTTTCGGGTAAAGTCGAGATTGCGGTACCATTGATTGCTGTTGAAACCGAATTCCGATTTTTTATGATTTACTTTTGCATTCAAAGAATTATTTCCAAATCCCGAAAAAGGATTGTTCATCAGTTCTGTATTTACACTTCCCCCTGAGTTTTTGCGTCTGGTAATAAAATCGAGTACAGCTTCAACATCTCCATAGCGAAGCCCGGGATTGTCGTGAAATTCGACCCTTATCACATCTTCGGGAAGAAGTGCCAACACTTCGGAGTAGGTGACTATAACTCCGTTTATCCTCAATTGTACTTCGCTGCCGTTGGAGGTTTTGACTACATTGTTTACTTGATCGATAATAAGACGTGGCAACATTAGATTCTGCAAAAGACTGATACCGCTGGTAGATGCTTTTAATTGTGCAGTACTGGGTAGTATAACATCCCTGTCTATCTTATGAATAATGGGATTGGCAGTTACCGTGATATCATTCAGTGCAATAGAGGCAGGATGCAAGGCTATATCGCTTACATTAATGTCTTTTTCTGATTTTTGCAATGGTAATATTTGGGTTTCATAGCCTAAATACGAAATGGAAAGAAGATGTTCCTCTTTAGAAACATCAGGAATAGAGAAGCGTCCGTCGTCGTTAGAATTGACTCCTTTAACGAAAGTTGAGTCTTGTTTTAGTAGAGATACGGTGGCAAATCCTATCGGGCTCG encodes:
- a CDS encoding carboxypeptidase-like regulatory domain-containing protein, which codes for MRYTLPLLTFLLIITSTLSAQQIKISGKIIDAVESSPIGFATVSLLKQDSTFVKGVNSNDDGRFSIPDVSKEEHLLSISYLGYETQILPLQKSEKDINVSDIALHPASIALNDITVTANPIIHKIDRDVILPSTAQLKASTSGISLLQNLMLPRLIIDQVNNVVKTSNGSEVQLRINGVIVTYSEVLALLPEDVIRVEFHDNPGLRYGDVEAVLDFITRRKNSGGSVNTELMNNPFSGFGNNSLNAKVNHKKSEFGFNSNQWYRNLDFTRNSEQTFVFPDKKIQQNRIGETIPFNTMGINNSLNYSLQESGKYFFNAAIRQYYRNTPNSWDDEISVYTSGNSTPVNVYKQTSYRTNAPLLDLYYERNLKNEQLIIVNVIGKYAYNKTDYTFQERRNDLLYTNIHNLNKSKKYTFVGEGIYEKTFATSKISAGLRHTQAYTESTFASSTKSQVDMNQSETYLYGEYQIKKGKFNSSLGIGGTRTYYSTGENKTEKYIFRPVLRVTYNINEGTYLKYNGTIYNRLPSEGDLNDVEQDIDSLQIRRGNPNLKPFMTYQNTLWGGYKKGIIDLNLWMRYRYVDGNIANDIFFEDGKFINQNNNQIAFHNFMSELRIQVQPITDHLTMSITPGIARYINKGNNYTHTFTHWYYNAEVNASYKKWIFNAFLSNSFQYFEGETLYLGEIWQNISAGYKTDRFSISGGIINPFTKEWKSGQEVWSAFIPGSSTVTSPSISKMPYLKISYNINFGRQYKSGNKKIDNNDI